In one window of Hyalangium gracile DNA:
- a CDS encoding imelysin family protein: protein MTLPRFFFRSLLLTGALALASCGDDDDNGPTQPTFDSEIITHFADDVVVPTYQNLATRLTELDSAVNALATQPTAARLTAAQDAWFAARVPWEQSEGFLFGPVDSFGYDPALDSWPVNRSDLDAVLASSDAFTPTYVATLQETQKGFHTVEYLIFGDGRTKKAEDFTQREFDYLKAISAELKNIGSALADSWTKAQNGRQPYRDVLANAGQAGNSGYPSVESAAQEMVGGIINILDEVANGKIADPYDAKDPQLVESQFAYNSLSDFTNNIRSVENVYLGHLPGQTAKGRSLAVLVKDENAELDARIRQEIADSIAALARIPEPFRASITDPASADEIEAAQAAIRKLQATFETNVKPLTSR from the coding sequence ATGACGCTCCCTCGCTTCTTCTTCCGTTCCCTTCTGCTCACCGGCGCGCTGGCCCTGGCGTCCTGTGGCGACGACGACGACAACGGCCCGACCCAGCCCACCTTCGACTCGGAGATCATCACCCACTTCGCCGACGACGTGGTGGTGCCCACCTACCAGAACCTCGCCACGCGGCTGACGGAGCTGGACAGCGCGGTGAACGCGCTCGCGACGCAGCCCACGGCCGCGAGGCTCACGGCGGCGCAGGACGCCTGGTTCGCCGCTCGTGTTCCGTGGGAGCAGAGCGAGGGCTTCCTGTTCGGCCCGGTGGACTCCTTCGGGTACGATCCGGCCCTGGACAGCTGGCCGGTGAACCGCTCGGATCTCGACGCGGTGCTTGCCAGCAGCGACGCCTTCACGCCCACGTACGTGGCCACGCTCCAGGAGACGCAGAAGGGGTTCCACACGGTGGAGTACCTCATCTTCGGCGACGGCCGCACGAAGAAGGCGGAGGACTTCACGCAGCGCGAGTTCGACTACCTCAAGGCCATCTCCGCGGAGCTGAAGAACATCGGCAGCGCGCTGGCCGACTCCTGGACGAAGGCGCAGAACGGCCGTCAGCCGTACCGCGACGTGCTGGCCAACGCCGGGCAGGCGGGCAACAGCGGCTACCCCTCCGTGGAGTCCGCGGCGCAGGAGATGGTGGGCGGCATCATCAACATCCTGGATGAGGTGGCGAACGGGAAGATCGCCGACCCCTACGACGCGAAGGATCCGCAGCTGGTGGAGAGCCAGTTCGCCTATAACTCCCTGTCCGACTTCACCAACAACATCCGGAGCGTGGAGAACGTGTACCTGGGGCACCTGCCGGGGCAGACGGCCAAGGGGCGCTCGCTGGCGGTTCTCGTGAAGGATGAGAACGCCGAGCTGGACGCGCGCATCCGCCAGGAGATCGCCGACTCGATCGCGGCGCTGGCCCGCATCCCGGAGCCCTTCCGCGCGTCGATCACGGATCCGGCCTCCGCGGATGAGATCGAGGCAGCGCAGGCCGCCATCCGCAAGCTCCAGGCGACCTTCGAGACCAACGTCAAGCCGCTCACCTCTCGCTGA
- a CDS encoding di-heme oxidoreductase family protein, whose amino-acid sequence MRRVLTLGATTLALMSGCGEEEGPPRAGGSTTIDDRTSLAFAQPAPNLSAEGIAFHRAGDAAFAAQFVPAPAPVNPGLGPLYNNNSCNGCHLRNGRGMPVMGPGPQRTQLLVRVSLPDGTPSHPNGAVPVPGLGTQIADQAVYGATPEASVVLSWEESGGTYADGTAYSLREPRIQITPSDGAPLSSGMLTSLRLPPPVFGLGLLEAVTDSTLRAMEDPSDRNKDGISGRLNIVWDTQAGALVPGRFGLKANSPSLLQQSADAYFNDMGVTSPLNPEPDGTYDLPRETLEAAVFYSQSLAVPARAALEDAEVQRGEELFRSLGCEHCHRETLETGMHAVAELAHQTIHPYTDLLLHDMGEGLADGRPDGAADGQEWRTAPLWGLGLTQTVLPYAGYLHDGRARTLEEAILWHGGEAERSRERFRKLSSPERAALVKFLGSL is encoded by the coding sequence ATGCGACGGGTTCTCACGCTAGGCGCCACCACCCTGGCGCTCATGTCGGGCTGCGGTGAGGAGGAGGGGCCTCCGCGGGCGGGAGGCTCCACCACGATCGACGATCGCACCTCGCTGGCCTTCGCCCAGCCCGCGCCGAATCTCTCCGCGGAGGGGATCGCGTTCCACCGCGCGGGGGATGCGGCGTTCGCGGCGCAGTTCGTGCCCGCGCCCGCGCCCGTGAACCCCGGGCTCGGGCCGCTGTACAACAACAACTCCTGCAACGGCTGCCACCTGCGCAACGGGCGCGGCATGCCGGTGATGGGGCCTGGCCCGCAGCGCACGCAGCTCCTGGTGCGCGTCAGCCTGCCGGACGGCACGCCGAGCCACCCCAACGGAGCGGTGCCGGTGCCCGGCCTTGGCACGCAGATCGCGGACCAGGCCGTCTATGGCGCCACGCCGGAGGCCTCCGTGGTGCTGTCCTGGGAGGAGAGCGGCGGCACCTACGCTGACGGCACCGCCTACAGCCTGCGGGAGCCGCGCATCCAGATAACGCCGAGCGACGGCGCTCCCCTGTCCTCGGGGATGCTCACCTCGCTGCGCCTGCCGCCCCCCGTCTTTGGCCTGGGGCTGCTCGAGGCGGTGACGGACTCCACGCTGCGCGCGATGGAGGACCCGAGCGATCGCAACAAGGATGGCATCTCCGGTCGGCTGAACATCGTCTGGGACACCCAGGCGGGCGCCCTCGTCCCCGGGCGCTTCGGGTTGAAGGCCAATAGCCCCAGCCTGCTCCAGCAGTCGGCCGACGCCTACTTCAACGACATGGGGGTCACGAGCCCGCTCAACCCCGAGCCGGATGGCACGTACGATCTGCCGAGAGAGACGCTGGAGGCCGCCGTCTTCTACTCCCAGTCGCTGGCGGTGCCGGCGCGCGCGGCCCTCGAGGACGCGGAGGTCCAGCGCGGCGAGGAGCTCTTCAGGTCCCTGGGCTGCGAGCACTGCCACCGCGAGACGCTGGAGACCGGAATGCATGCCGTGGCGGAGCTGGCCCACCAGACGATCCACCCGTACACGGACCTGCTGTTGCACGACATGGGCGAAGGGCTCGCGGATGGGCGGCCGGATGGAGCGGCGGATGGCCAGGAGTGGAGGACTGCGCCGCTGTGGGGACTCGGGCTGACGCAGACGGTGCTGCCGTATGCGGGCTATCTCCACGATGGCCGAGCCCGGACGCTGGAGGAGGCCATCCTCTGGCATGGGGGCGAGGCGGAGCGCTCGCGGGAGCGTTTCCGGAAGCTCTCGAGCCCAGAGCGTGCCGCACTGGTGAAGTTCCTGGGCTCGCTCTGA
- a CDS encoding elastin, with product MVSGLLAAAPAGDFSFEGREASARTTSPAGFFAQGVTPYPNLYERGFGSATLTGQDRVSAMGATYGDKARLEAQFRLGQVEYRVELTQPGFPPAQGAGGSAARSAVPRPGHFVEGGVILDRGLHGGSGLGWPATTQVHAAVAVWGVGSVWRNGQLLTDSAVIQVAALSHGAHADDESHQPLALARAGDTELEVLVWNLPLSAEPRGFIQFAFDDVEIDFAGQPVRAVAVVPNVLGLESGGVMPTTGGFGQGGTFVQTPQGPPPSQGVGGSGFDFTAAPVTGTPGGPVTPVSPGTLGGPASLDPLAIPGVSVGNEGTQGGTAAPGVPGVPGTPGAGPVTTGGSVGPGAVTPDTISGTFPTTGAPTPPANISGFIPGTPAPGSALALDAPLPPGAPPPGGGAESGVSLGKPTASLPPGSFTVPISPPNFSNFAGTGQVSPGIIATAPPLGTDRTVPTPPLLGSPAPLTAAPAPPLLGTPAPLNIAPPPALIGTPAPLNATPGATTSTPVTPGAAPAVPSPSPGGTGVPPSI from the coding sequence ATGGTGTCAGGTCTCCTGGCCGCAGCGCCGGCGGGAGACTTCTCGTTCGAGGGCCGCGAGGCGAGCGCTCGGACGACTTCCCCGGCGGGCTTCTTCGCCCAGGGGGTTACCCCGTACCCCAACCTGTATGAGCGAGGCTTCGGGTCAGCGACCCTGACGGGCCAGGATCGGGTCTCCGCGATGGGGGCCACGTACGGGGACAAGGCGCGCCTGGAGGCGCAGTTCCGACTGGGACAGGTGGAATACCGGGTGGAGCTCACCCAGCCCGGCTTCCCGCCCGCGCAGGGGGCAGGGGGCTCGGCGGCTCGCTCGGCCGTTCCCCGGCCGGGCCACTTCGTCGAAGGCGGCGTGATCCTGGATCGGGGCCTCCATGGAGGCAGCGGCCTGGGCTGGCCCGCTACGACGCAGGTGCACGCGGCCGTCGCCGTGTGGGGGGTGGGCAGCGTCTGGCGCAACGGGCAGCTGCTCACCGACAGCGCGGTGATCCAGGTGGCTGCGCTGTCCCACGGCGCGCACGCGGATGACGAGTCGCACCAGCCCCTCGCGCTGGCGCGAGCGGGTGACACGGAGCTCGAGGTGCTCGTGTGGAACCTGCCGCTGAGCGCCGAGCCGCGCGGCTTCATCCAGTTCGCCTTCGACGATGTGGAGATCGACTTCGCGGGGCAGCCCGTGAGGGCCGTGGCCGTGGTGCCGAACGTGCTCGGCCTGGAGTCGGGCGGCGTCATGCCGACGACCGGAGGCTTCGGGCAAGGTGGCACCTTCGTGCAGACTCCGCAGGGCCCGCCGCCGAGCCAGGGCGTGGGTGGTAGCGGCTTCGACTTCACGGCGGCGCCCGTGACGGGAACTCCCGGCGGGCCGGTGACGCCGGTGAGCCCTGGGACGCTGGGCGGACCTGCTTCTCTTGATCCGCTCGCCATTCCGGGCGTGAGCGTCGGTAACGAGGGCACGCAGGGCGGTACGGCGGCTCCCGGTGTGCCGGGGGTGCCGGGCACGCCTGGCGCGGGGCCGGTGACGACGGGAGGCAGTGTGGGGCCAGGAGCCGTGACGCCGGATACGATCAGCGGCACGTTCCCCACGACGGGTGCGCCGACGCCCCCTGCGAACATCTCGGGCTTCATCCCGGGGACTCCGGCTCCCGGCTCCGCGCTCGCGCTCGATGCACCGCTGCCCCCGGGCGCACCGCCTCCCGGTGGTGGCGCGGAGTCGGGCGTGTCGCTCGGAAAGCCGACCGCGTCCCTGCCTCCGGGGAGCTTCACCGTGCCGATCTCTCCGCCGAACTTCAGCAACTTCGCGGGGACCGGGCAGGTGAGCCCGGGCATCATCGCCACCGCGCCTCCGCTTGGGACGGATCGCACGGTGCCGACGCCGCCGCTGCTGGGCTCGCCCGCGCCGCTCACCGCCGCGCCCGCGCCGCCGCTGCTCGGCACGCCCGCGCCGCTCAACATCGCGCCCCCGCCTGCGCTGATCGGGACTCCCGCTCCGCTCAACGCCACGCCTGGCGCCACCACCTCGACTCCGGTGACTCCGGGAGCGGCTCCGGCGGTGCCTTCTCCTTCGCCGGGTGGTACGGGCGTCCCCCCTTCGATCTGA
- a CDS encoding DUF507 family protein: MRLYPKVIPIISRECIQLLMQDGDIEVEPMRVADAEMDLSAIMREYLANEERVNQATREALERRGYDYSKFNQVKREMADVRGFKMGDEGIEYVINQMIEFLLISRNVEEVFAADNVLRSKIHSVMKKHLDVDDEIDKEARSRLKHLQEGTSAFDIEYNKTVEQIRRARGLI; this comes from the coding sequence ATGAGGCTCTATCCGAAGGTGATCCCGATCATCTCGCGTGAGTGCATCCAGCTGTTGATGCAGGACGGGGATATCGAGGTGGAGCCGATGCGGGTGGCGGACGCGGAAATGGACCTCTCGGCCATCATGCGCGAGTACCTGGCCAACGAGGAGCGCGTGAACCAGGCCACGCGCGAGGCCCTCGAGCGTCGCGGCTATGACTACTCCAAGTTCAACCAGGTGAAGCGCGAGATGGCGGATGTCCGCGGCTTCAAGATGGGGGACGAGGGCATCGAGTACGTCATCAACCAGATGATCGAGTTCCTGCTGATCAGCCGGAACGTCGAGGAAGTGTTCGCCGCCGACAATGTCCTGCGCTCGAAGATCCACAGCGTGATGAAGAAGCACCTGGACGTGGACGACGAGATCGACAAGGAGGCCCGCTCCCGCCTGAAGCACCTGCAGGAGGGCACCAGCGCCTTCGACATCGAGTACAACAAGACGGTGGAGCAGATCCGCCGAGCACGCGGCCTCATCTAG
- the uvrC gene encoding excinuclease ABC subunit UvrC: MDARLQEKLDALPTEPGVYLMKDRRGQVIYVGKAISLRNRVRSYFTRTGDTRVFVSMLDSILGDIETVLVHNEKEALLLENELIKKHKPRFNVLLKDDKQFISLRLDRTQTYPRLDVVRKYERDGARYFGPYSSAGAIRETLRLINRYFHLRTCTDHVMANRKRPCLLHQIGRCPAPCVYPVPPEEYRRSVDEVVLFLEGKGSELVDGIKGRMKRAASELKFEEAARLRDQLLAIERSLERQKVATTDFKDQDVFAFHREGDRILFYVLWVRQGRLNGGQAFPFGSQEFPDEELLPSFVNLYYDQGSFVPEEVLLPLEPESLEGLELLLSERKGEKVRVMVPKRGEKHDLVLMAAKNAEQAFIERKRTKDETDAVLSRLQQKLNLRNYPRRMECFDISHFQGSSIVASQVAVTDGETDKSRYRRFKIKTLEKQDDFASMYEVLSRRLKRGLEEKDLPDLLVIDGGKGQLASAHAAMKDLGIEKVDVIGLAKSRDQEVFDRDEESARSPERVFVLGRKDPIILTQNSAEMFMLTRMRDEAHRFAITYQAKDLRKSRIRSALEDIPGVGEARRKMLLRHFGSLKRVQEASIEDLAEVVGPSVAERVHSALHGHPEEEEPDPIREASLADAGADVDEKSSEGGSPAGSA, from the coding sequence ATGGACGCCCGGCTCCAGGAGAAGCTGGACGCTCTGCCCACCGAGCCCGGCGTGTACCTGATGAAGGACCGCCGCGGTCAGGTCATCTACGTGGGCAAGGCCATCAGTCTGCGCAACCGGGTGCGCTCGTACTTCACCCGGACCGGGGACACGCGCGTCTTCGTCTCGATGCTCGACTCCATTCTGGGGGACATCGAGACGGTGCTCGTCCACAACGAGAAGGAAGCGCTCCTCCTCGAGAACGAGCTCATCAAGAAGCACAAGCCGCGCTTCAACGTCCTGCTCAAGGACGACAAGCAGTTCATCTCCCTGCGGCTGGATAGGACGCAGACCTATCCGCGGCTGGATGTCGTACGAAAGTACGAGCGGGACGGGGCGCGCTACTTCGGGCCCTACTCGAGCGCCGGCGCCATCCGCGAGACGCTGCGCCTCATCAACCGCTACTTCCACCTGCGCACGTGCACCGACCACGTGATGGCCAACCGCAAGCGGCCCTGCCTGCTACACCAGATCGGCCGCTGCCCGGCGCCGTGCGTCTACCCGGTGCCGCCCGAGGAGTACCGCCGCAGCGTGGACGAGGTGGTGCTGTTCCTGGAGGGCAAGGGGAGCGAGCTGGTGGATGGCATCAAGGGCCGCATGAAGCGCGCCGCCTCGGAGCTGAAGTTCGAGGAGGCAGCGCGCCTGCGCGATCAGCTCCTGGCCATCGAGCGCAGCCTGGAGCGCCAGAAGGTGGCCACCACCGACTTCAAGGACCAGGACGTCTTCGCCTTCCACCGCGAGGGCGATCGCATCCTCTTCTACGTCCTCTGGGTGCGGCAGGGCCGGCTCAACGGCGGCCAGGCCTTCCCCTTCGGTAGCCAGGAGTTCCCCGACGAGGAACTGCTGCCTTCCTTCGTCAACCTCTACTACGACCAGGGCAGCTTCGTGCCCGAGGAAGTCCTCCTGCCCCTGGAGCCGGAGAGCCTGGAGGGCCTGGAGTTACTGCTGTCCGAGCGCAAGGGCGAGAAGGTCCGCGTGATGGTGCCCAAGCGTGGCGAGAAGCACGATCTGGTGCTCATGGCCGCCAAGAACGCCGAGCAGGCCTTCATCGAGCGCAAGCGCACCAAGGACGAGACGGACGCCGTGCTCTCCCGGCTCCAGCAGAAGCTGAACCTGCGCAACTACCCGCGCCGCATGGAGTGCTTCGACATCTCGCACTTCCAGGGCTCGAGCATCGTCGCCTCGCAGGTGGCCGTCACCGATGGCGAGACGGACAAGTCCCGCTACCGCCGCTTCAAGATCAAGACGCTGGAGAAGCAGGACGACTTCGCCAGCATGTACGAGGTGCTCTCCCGCCGCCTCAAGCGCGGCCTGGAGGAGAAGGATCTGCCGGACCTGCTCGTCATCGACGGCGGCAAGGGGCAGCTCGCCAGCGCCCACGCCGCCATGAAGGACCTGGGCATCGAGAAGGTGGACGTCATAGGTCTGGCCAAGAGTCGCGACCAGGAGGTGTTCGACCGCGACGAGGAGAGCGCCCGCAGCCCCGAGCGCGTCTTCGTCCTGGGGCGCAAGGATCCGATCATCCTCACCCAGAACTCCGCCGAGATGTTCATGCTCACCCGCATGCGGGACGAGGCCCACCGCTTCGCCATCACCTACCAGGCCAAGGATCTGCGCAAGAGTCGTATCCGCTCCGCCCTGGAGGACATTCCGGGGGTGGGAGAGGCCCGCCGCAAGATGCTCCTGCGTCATTTCGGATCACTCAAGCGAGTCCAGGAGGCCTCCATCGAGGACTTGGCCGAGGTGGTCGGTCCCTCGGTTGCCGAGCGGGTCCATTCCGCCCTGCACGGGCACCCCGAAGAGGAGGAACCAGACCCCATCCGGGAGGCGTCTCTGGCTGACGCTGGCGCGGACGTGGACGAAAAATCCTCCGAAGGAGGGTCGCCAGCCGGTTCGGCGTGA